From Hippea alviniae EP5-r, one genomic window encodes:
- a CDS encoding anthranilate synthase component I family protein, which produces MDLKEKISKALNEGFDGIVVYEEIEGDLDTPVSILAKLLDEEKIFLLESAKEDKTYSRFSFIGFSFGSHITIKTRQDLARFKKLKVYQTENLGSFKGGYVGYFPFEAVELFDVLRKPLNKKPKNFGVFFEVNEFLVYDNYTNRLYLGMFHEFNKNETLAFNLSALTEKLKNFKAKFKEKSSKNIAYFKQTKAKIIGSMFSQEEFENSVKHVKELIEEGEAIQVVLSNYYLAENINPFEFYRNLRRINPSPYMFFFKYKDFYLAGSSPEIHLRIRNRIATIRPIAGTRPKGENLEKIKKELFNDEKERAEHLMLVDLARNDLARVSKPAAVTVTSFMQPEVYSHVIHLTSNVEADLDTNTSPIEVVSNTFPAGTLSGAPKVRAIEIIDEIEKHPREAYGGCVGYIGFDGDLDLAITIRTAIFENNTAKLQAGAGIVYDSNPHSEYLETINKLKALLKAGGINSDTLN; this is translated from the coding sequence ATGGATTTAAAAGAGAAGATTTCAAAAGCACTAAACGAAGGATTTGACGGCATCGTGGTTTATGAAGAGATTGAAGGCGACCTTGATACACCTGTATCGATTTTAGCAAAGCTCTTAGATGAAGAGAAAATTTTTCTACTTGAGAGTGCCAAAGAAGACAAAACCTACAGCAGATTCTCGTTTATCGGATTCTCTTTTGGTTCTCACATAACAATAAAAACACGCCAAGATTTAGCACGTTTTAAAAAACTCAAAGTTTATCAAACAGAGAATCTGGGCAGTTTTAAGGGTGGCTATGTTGGTTATTTTCCTTTTGAAGCTGTTGAGCTGTTCGACGTCTTAAGAAAACCGTTAAACAAAAAACCCAAAAACTTCGGCGTCTTTTTTGAAGTAAACGAATTTTTAGTCTATGACAACTATACAAACAGGCTATATCTGGGCATGTTTCACGAATTCAACAAGAATGAAACTTTAGCCTTTAACCTTTCAGCACTAACCGAGAAATTAAAAAACTTCAAGGCAAAATTCAAAGAAAAAAGTTCAAAAAATATCGCTTATTTCAAACAGACGAAAGCAAAAATAATAGGAAGCATGTTTTCTCAAGAAGAGTTCGAAAATAGCGTAAAACATGTAAAAGAGCTAATAGAAGAAGGCGAAGCAATTCAGGTTGTTCTAAGCAACTATTATTTGGCAGAAAATATTAATCCTTTTGAGTTTTACAGAAATCTAAGAAGAATAAACCCATCGCCTTATATGTTTTTCTTCAAATATAAGGACTTTTATCTTGCCGGCTCATCACCAGAGATACACCTAAGAATAAGAAACAGAATAGCAACAATAAGGCCTATAGCGGGCACAAGGCCAAAAGGAGAAAACTTAGAAAAAATCAAAAAGGAGCTGTTTAACGACGAGAAAGAGAGAGCTGAACACCTAATGCTTGTTGACCTTGCCCGAAACGATTTAGCGAGAGTTTCAAAACCCGCAGCCGTTACGGTCACATCGTTTATGCAACCTGAAGTTTACTCGCACGTAATCCACTTAACTTCAAATGTTGAAGCAGATTTAGATACAAACACTTCACCAATAGAAGTTGTATCAAACACATTTCCAGCCGGAACCTTAAGCGGTGCACCAAAGGTAAGGGCGATAGAGATTATCGACGAGATAGAAAAGCATCCAAGAGAAGCATACGGCGGATGCGTCGGTTATATAGGGTTTGATGGTGATTTAGACCTTGCAATCACAATAAGAACAGCCATTTTTGAAAACAACACAGCTAAACTGCAGGCTGGTGCAGGCATAGTTTATGACAGCAACCCACACAGCGAGTATTTAGAAACCATAAACAAACTAAAGGCACTTCTAAAAGCAGGAGGTATAAACAGTGATACTCTTAATTGA
- a CDS encoding anthranilate synthase component II: MILLIDNYDSFTYNLYHYLGLFDDVKVVKNDEKLNSVKNINNLKGIVISPGPSHPKNSLLSLEIIDFFKGKLPILGVCLGIQAIGYYFDFTIRKAKRIMHGKVDVILTKTESLLFKDLPENFKATRYHSLVVDDIKSDFIVNSISQTDNEIMGIEHRKLRIFGVQFHPESYASQFGLELIRNFVKGVCKND; this comes from the coding sequence GTGATACTCTTAATTGATAACTATGATTCGTTTACTTACAACCTATACCACTATCTTGGGCTGTTTGACGATGTAAAGGTTGTAAAAAACGATGAGAAATTAAACTCTGTCAAAAATATAAACAATCTAAAAGGCATTGTCATATCACCTGGCCCATCTCACCCTAAAAACTCTCTACTTTCGCTTGAGATAATCGACTTTTTCAAGGGAAAATTGCCGATTCTTGGTGTTTGCTTAGGAATACAGGCGATAGGATACTATTTTGATTTTACGATAAGAAAAGCAAAAAGAATAATGCATGGCAAGGTTGATGTGATATTAACAAAAACAGAAAGCCTGTTGTTTAAAGATTTGCCAGAAAATTTCAAGGCTACAAGGTATCACTCTTTAGTCGTTGACGATATTAAAAGTGATTTTATCGTTAATTCAATTTCCCAAACAGATAACGAGATAATGGGCATAGAGCACAGAAAGCTAAGAATTTTTGGCGTTCAGTTTCATCCAGAATCATACGCAAGTCAATTCGGCCTTGAACTGATAAGAAACTTTGTAAAGGGGGTGTGTAAAAATGATTAA
- the cas6 gene encoding CRISPR-associated endoribonuclease Cas6, with protein MVSSPVDWILEKLSTGSLINHEINLGGNIVSLKEIAVLKQAEINTSKILIKTLSPIEVHSTFEIEGKKKTHYYTPFEEDFNRLINENAKKKWEAFYKEKCPFELKIEPVGFNKEKIVRFGQKNRYVIVKGWNGRFRLYGEPEFLRFIVDAGLGSRNSQGFGMVEVLGGK; from the coding sequence ATCGTCTCATCGCCCGTTGACTGGATTTTGGAAAAATTGTCAACAGGTTCTCTGATTAACCACGAAATCAATCTTGGCGGGAACATTGTAAGTTTAAAAGAGATAGCGGTTTTAAAACAGGCTGAAATCAATACAAGCAAGATACTTATAAAAACCCTATCGCCGATTGAGGTTCACTCAACATTTGAGATAGAAGGAAAAAAGAAAACTCATTATTACACACCTTTTGAAGAAGATTTCAATAGATTGATAAATGAAAACGCAAAGAAGAAATGGGAAGCGTTTTATAAAGAAAAATGCCCATTCGAGCTAAAGATAGAGCCTGTTGGATTTAATAAAGAAAAGATTGTCAGGTTTGGACAGAAAAATCGTTATGTAATAGTAAAGGGCTGGAATGGAAGATTCAGGCTTTACGGCGAACCTGAATTTTTAAGGTTTATAGTCGATGCAGGGCTTGGCAGCAGAAACTCTCAAGGCTTCGGCATGGTGGAGGTTTTAGGTGGAAAATGA
- a CDS encoding indole-3-glycerol phosphate synthase TrpC has translation MSLLNKIIESKKEEIKKLDLSGNREGEIRKLKIQRERVNIIAEIKPRSPSAGFIRNIELDEIIKVYNEEAIAISILTDEKFFGGSFNLLKTAKEKSLLPLLCKDFIIDEKQILKAYLSGADLILLIARIVDFENLREFYDTTLSLGMDAIVEIFDEEDLKKVEKLKSSIVGVNSRNLDTLEISIEKTKFLLNRIDFPCIKIAESGIKTRNDIELLKNDCDAFLIGETLLKSKNIKEKFKELKGEG, from the coding sequence ATGTCCCTGCTAAATAAAATCATAGAATCAAAAAAAGAAGAGATAAAAAAGCTTGACTTATCAGGAAACAGAGAAGGAGAAATTCGCAAATTAAAGATTCAAAGAGAAAGAGTAAACATAATCGCAGAGATAAAGCCACGCTCACCTTCTGCAGGTTTTATACGAAATATAGAATTAGACGAAATTATAAAAGTTTACAATGAAGAAGCTATAGCCATAAGCATTTTAACAGATGAGAAATTCTTTGGCGGCAGCTTCAATCTGCTGAAGACTGCCAAAGAAAAGAGCCTTCTACCTTTGCTCTGTAAGGATTTTATCATTGATGAGAAGCAAATTCTAAAGGCTTATTTATCGGGTGCAGACCTTATTCTGCTTATTGCAAGGATAGTTGATTTTGAAAACTTAAGAGAATTCTACGATACAACTCTGTCGCTTGGCATGGATGCAATTGTTGAGATATTCGATGAAGAAGATTTAAAAAAGGTTGAAAAACTCAAATCGTCAATCGTTGGCGTAAATTCAAGAAACCTTGATACACTCGAGATATCTATTGAAAAAACAAAGTTTTTACTTAACAGAATAGACTTTCCATGCATAAAAATTGCAGAAAGCGGCATAAAGACAAGAAATGATATTGAGCTTTTGAAAAACGACTGTGATGCGTTTCTAATAGGAGAGACACTCTTAAAAAGCAAAAACATAAAAGAGAAGTTTAAGGAGCTAAAAGGTGAAGGTTAA
- a CDS encoding virulence RhuM family protein — MENEILIYRDKDKKIEVSLKEETIWLDAHKMAYLFDVDRTVIVKHIRNIYKTGELNEESTCAKIAQVAKDGKRRIMNLYNLDVIISVGYRVNSKKATMFRIWATNVLKKIPCKRLCNK; from the coding sequence GTGGAAAATGAGATTTTAATCTATCGAGATAAGGATAAAAAGATAGAAGTTTCGTTGAAGGAAGAAACGATTTGGTTAGATGCTCATAAAATGGCCTACCTTTTTGATGTTGATAGAACGGTAATTGTAAAGCACATCAGAAATATTTACAAAACTGGAGAATTAAACGAAGAATCAACCTGTGCAAAAATTGCACAGGTTGCCAAAGACGGCAAAAGAAGAATTATGAATTTATACAACCTTGATGTCATAATCTCTGTCGGTTATCGTGTAAATTCTAAAAAGGCTACAATGTTTCGCATATGGGCTACAAATGTTCTCAAAAAAATACCTTGTAAAAGGCTATGCAATAAATGA
- the trpB gene encoding tryptophan synthase subunit beta, with translation MKRYFGIYGGQFVSETLIRVLKELEEAFREFKKDKKANEELKNYLKNYAGRPTPLYFAKNLSSSLNTRIFIKREDLLHSGAHKLNNTLGQIILAKFMGKKRIVAETGAGQHGVATATAAALLGMECVVYMGKKDAERQRPNLLRMKLLGAEVRIVNKGSMTLKSAINEALRDWVKNVKTTHYLIGSVVGPYPFPSIVAYFQSVIGKEAKRQILKMEGALPDSVIACVGGGSNAIGIFSGFINDKNVELYGIEAGGESLELGKHSAALTKGRVGILHGAISYLLQDEFGQISKVHSISAGLDYPGVGPQHSYLKDTGRVKYDVCFDKEAIEGFKLLSRLEGIIPALESSHVLGYLIKNKHKFQNKTIIVNLSGRGDKDLPIIENIGLFDDINKQLVNL, from the coding sequence ATGAAAAGGTATTTTGGAATATATGGCGGACAATTCGTCTCTGAAACCTTAATTAGAGTTTTAAAGGAGCTCGAAGAAGCGTTTAGAGAGTTTAAAAAGGATAAAAAGGCAAATGAAGAGCTTAAAAACTATCTTAAAAATTATGCAGGAAGACCAACACCCTTGTATTTTGCAAAAAATTTAAGCTCATCTCTAAACACAAGAATTTTCATAAAAAGGGAAGACCTTTTGCACTCAGGAGCACATAAACTAAACAACACGCTTGGTCAAATCATACTTGCAAAATTTATGGGCAAAAAAAGAATAGTTGCAGAGACAGGGGCAGGACAGCACGGCGTCGCAACAGCAACAGCAGCAGCCCTGCTTGGTATGGAGTGTGTTGTTTACATGGGTAAAAAAGACGCAGAAAGGCAAAGGCCGAATCTTTTGAGAATGAAGCTTTTGGGTGCTGAAGTGAGAATTGTAAACAAAGGCTCAATGACTTTGAAAAGTGCAATAAACGAAGCATTAAGGGATTGGGTTAAGAATGTAAAGACAACACATTATCTAATAGGCAGCGTTGTAGGGCCTTATCCATTCCCGTCTATTGTTGCCTATTTTCAATCGGTAATAGGCAAAGAAGCAAAAAGACAGATCCTAAAAATGGAAGGAGCTTTGCCCGATAGTGTGATTGCATGTGTAGGTGGCGGAAGTAATGCCATAGGCATATTCTCAGGCTTTATAAATGATAAAAATGTTGAATTATACGGCATTGAAGCAGGTGGAGAATCACTTGAATTAGGCAAGCATTCAGCAGCTTTAACAAAAGGAAGGGTGGGTATCCTGCATGGTGCGATAAGCTATCTTTTGCAGGATGAGTTTGGCCAAATTTCAAAGGTTCACTCTATATCTGCAGGGCTTGACTATCCCGGTGTGGGTCCACAGCACAGTTATCTAAAGGATACAGGAAGGGTAAAATACGATGTATGCTTTGATAAGGAAGCGATAGAAGGATTTAAACTCTTAAGCAGGCTCGAAGGCATCATACCAGCACTTGAAAGCTCTCATGTTCTGGGTTATCTGATAAAAAACAAACACAAATTTCAAAACAAAACTATTATAGTAAATCTCTCAGGGAGAGGTGATAAAGACTTACCCATAATAGAAAACATCGGGCTGTTTGACGATATAAACAAACAATTGGTTAATTTATAA
- the trpD gene encoding anthranilate phosphoribosyltransferase has translation MIKEAIEKLKKGENLGFELTKNIFDKLLEGVEDEELAKEFLSLLADKKETADEIYAAALSLREHADGIEIEENALDTCGTGGDGKNTFNISTASAILCSLFIPVAKHGNRAVSSKSGSADVLDALSIPTTLSKDKAIKFFYENKFAFLFAPNFHPATKNVAQIRKKLKRRTIFNLIGPLANPFFVKNQLIGVFSTDFTEAIFEAALNLGIDNIAVVSSYDGMDEISPSAKSICFIKRDGIIKQIEIDPLDFGIHTDYTDIKGEDAKTNAKMLTEAFEGKRDKLSEIISLNAGFSLYISGIADTPKEGFKLALESIKNGKALEKLNSLRRS, from the coding sequence ATGATTAAAGAAGCTATCGAAAAGCTAAAAAAAGGTGAAAACTTAGGTTTTGAGCTAACAAAAAACATATTCGACAAACTGCTTGAAGGTGTTGAAGATGAAGAGTTGGCAAAAGAATTCTTAAGCCTGCTTGCAGACAAAAAAGAGACGGCAGATGAGATATACGCTGCGGCTTTGTCCCTAAGAGAGCATGCAGATGGCATAGAGATTGAAGAGAATGCATTGGATACCTGCGGAACAGGTGGAGACGGCAAAAACACATTCAACATCTCAACAGCATCGGCTATTTTATGCAGCCTGTTTATTCCTGTCGCAAAGCACGGAAATAGGGCGGTAAGTTCAAAATCTGGCTCGGCAGATGTACTTGATGCATTAAGCATACCAACAACTCTTAGCAAAGATAAAGCAATCAAGTTCTTTTACGAAAACAAATTCGCATTTCTCTTTGCACCGAATTTTCACCCTGCAACGAAAAATGTTGCTCAAATCCGAAAAAAGCTAAAACGCAGAACAATTTTCAATCTTATAGGCCCACTCGCAAATCCGTTTTTTGTAAAAAATCAGCTAATAGGCGTATTCTCAACTGACTTTACAGAAGCTATCTTTGAAGCAGCTCTAAATTTAGGCATAGATAACATAGCGGTTGTTTCATCTTACGATGGAATGGATGAGATAAGCCCATCCGCAAAAAGCATCTGCTTCATAAAAAGAGACGGAATCATAAAACAAATAGAGATTGACCCTTTGGATTTTGGCATACACACAGATTATACGGATATCAAAGGAGAAGATGCAAAAACAAACGCAAAAATGCTAACAGAAGCATTTGAAGGAAAAAGAGATAAGCTTTCTGAGATTATCTCTTTGAATGCAGGTTTTTCACTCTATATCTCAGGTATTGCAGATACGCCAAAAGAAGGGTTTAAACTCGCTTTGGAAAGTATCAAAAACGGCAAGGCTTTAGAGAAATTAAACAGTCTAAGGAGAAGCTGA
- a CDS encoding phosphoribosylanthranilate isomerase, which yields MKVKFCGMTNYEDVKASIDLGVDFVGFVFYKKSKRFIDYRQAREIIEKIKGEVKTVGVFVDESCEEIEEIMNFCGLDYAQVYKDCLLKRRIRVYRIKDKLPEKVTDGLLLFDKFTDSIGGSGKSFDFDLIKGFPFKDRLFIAGGISIENVKLLIDMGVYGVDLVSSVEAYPGKKDFEKMRKFMEFVRSQE from the coding sequence GTGAAGGTTAAGTTCTGTGGCATGACGAATTATGAAGATGTGAAGGCTTCGATAGATTTGGGTGTTGATTTTGTTGGTTTTGTCTTTTACAAAAAGAGCAAACGGTTTATAGATTACAGGCAGGCAAGAGAGATAATCGAAAAAATCAAAGGAGAAGTCAAGACGGTTGGAGTGTTTGTTGATGAGAGTTGCGAAGAGATTGAAGAGATAATGAACTTCTGTGGTCTTGATTATGCTCAAGTTTACAAAGACTGTCTTTTAAAAAGAAGAATCAGGGTTTATAGAATCAAGGATAAACTACCAGAAAAGGTTACCGATGGACTGTTGCTGTTTGATAAGTTTACAGACTCAATAGGTGGAAGTGGCAAATCTTTTGATTTTGATTTGATTAAGGGTTTTCCATTTAAGGATAGGCTTTTTATTGCAGGTGGAATAAGCATAGAAAATGTAAAACTTTTGATTGATATGGGAGTTTATGGTGTTGATCTTGTAAGCAGCGTTGAAGCGTATCCGGGCAAAAAGGACTTTGAAAAGATGAGAAAATTTATGGAGTTTGTAAGGAGTCAAGAATGA